The Streptomyces sp. DG1A-41 genomic sequence ACACAGACACGGCACGGATCTCTCTTGGCCGGAGATCTTCGGGCATTCACCGAACTTCCAGTACTCTCTGGGGGATTTGCCGTGCACGTCGCCATTCCGGGGGAAACATGGCCCGTGACCGCACACCGTCCCGACACCGCTGCCGCCGGCTCGCCGCGTACGCGGCGGCACTCGCGCTGGGAGGCACCGTCCTCGCCGAGGCTCCGGCCTCGGGGGCGAGCCGCCCGAAGGGACACGACGTCTCGTCGCACCAGAAGAACGTCGACTGGCAGAGGGCGAAGGCGAAGGGGGCCAGGTTCGTCTACGTCAAGGCGACCGAGTCGACCACGTACCGCAACCCCTACTTCGGCCAGCAGTACAACGGCTCGCGCAAGGCGGGCCTCATCCGCGGCGCCTACCACTTCGCACTACCCAACCGGTCGTCGGGCCAGGCGCAGGCGGCGCACTTCGTGCGCAACGGCGGCGGCTGGACCGCGGACGGCTGGACACTGCCGCCCGCGCTCGACATCGAATACAACCCGTACGACAAGAAGCGCAAGTGCTACGGCCTGAGCAAGGCGAGGATGGCCGGGTGGATCAAGTCGTTCAGCGACGAGGTCAAGCGGCTCACCGGCCGCCGTCCGGTGATCTACACGACCACCCACTGGTGGAACACATGCACGGGCAACAGCCGCGCCTTCGCCGCCGACCACCCCTTGTGGATCGCCCGCTACAACGCCACGAGCGCGGGCACCCTGCCTGCCGGCTGGTCCTCGTGGACCTTCTGGCAGTACGACAACGGCTCCGGAAGCCTGCCGGGTGACCAGAATCTCTTCGACGGGTCACTCGATCGACTGAAACAGCTCGCGCGCGG encodes the following:
- a CDS encoding lysozyme → MARDRTPSRHRCRRLAAYAAALALGGTVLAEAPASGASRPKGHDVSSHQKNVDWQRAKAKGARFVYVKATESTTYRNPYFGQQYNGSRKAGLIRGAYHFALPNRSSGQAQAAHFVRNGGGWTADGWTLPPALDIEYNPYDKKRKCYGLSKARMAGWIKSFSDEVKRLTGRRPVIYTTTHWWNTCTGNSRAFAADHPLWIARYNATSAGTLPAGWSSWTFWQYDNGSGSLPGDQNLFDGSLDRLKQLARGA